A genomic stretch from Flavobacterium nitratireducens includes:
- a CDS encoding MFS transporter, with translation MGYKYKLSFWQIWNMNVGFFGIQYSFGLQQSAVNPIYDFLGASPDQIPLLNLAGPMTGLLVQPLIGALSDKTWSPRWGRRKPYFLIGAILCSIALLLFPFSSSLWMAAGLLWILDAGNNTAMEPYRAFIADKLDDEQLPLGFQMQSFFTGFGQTLANISLFIFPMIFIGKTGSLPTWVYASFFLGAICSIGTIWWSMRTTQEIPPTAEELAHLKENKGGLFDPLIEIFSAIGEMPKVMWQLALVYLFQWYALFCYWQNSSKSIALSVWNATPQNNPVAYEEAVSWTGLVNGWYNVVTFISAFALVGFTKKYSPKTVHAFCLLLAALGFLAFPNIHDKNFLFFAITGFGIGWASMMGIPYLLVVSEIPKERYGVYMGIINMMIVIPMIIQNLSFGFILKHFLNNDSRLAITFAGVLLILSAVCTLLIKTKKAKLSE, from the coding sequence ATGGGATATAAATACAAACTTAGTTTTTGGCAAATCTGGAATATGAATGTCGGATTTTTTGGTATTCAATATAGTTTTGGATTACAACAAAGTGCGGTAAATCCTATTTATGATTTTTTAGGGGCAAGCCCTGATCAAATACCCTTGTTGAATTTGGCGGGGCCAATGACAGGATTATTAGTTCAACCTTTAATAGGTGCATTAAGTGATAAAACCTGGAGCCCAAGATGGGGAAGGAGAAAACCTTATTTTTTAATAGGAGCTATTTTGTGTAGTATAGCCTTATTATTGTTTCCTTTCAGTAGTTCATTATGGATGGCGGCAGGTTTATTATGGATTTTAGACGCTGGTAATAATACAGCGATGGAGCCTTACAGAGCCTTTATTGCAGATAAATTAGATGATGAGCAATTGCCTTTAGGTTTTCAAATGCAGAGCTTTTTTACTGGTTTTGGACAAACATTAGCTAATATTTCATTGTTTATTTTTCCAATGATTTTTATTGGCAAAACAGGGTCTCTGCCCACTTGGGTTTATGCTTCTTTTTTTCTCGGGGCTATTTGTTCTATTGGGACAATTTGGTGGAGTATGAGAACAACACAGGAAATTCCTCCCACAGCAGAAGAACTTGCTCATTTAAAGGAAAATAAAGGAGGCTTATTTGATCCATTGATAGAAATTTTTTCAGCCATTGGAGAAATGCCCAAAGTAATGTGGCAACTGGCATTGGTGTATTTGTTTCAATGGTATGCATTATTCTGCTATTGGCAAAATTCTTCCAAAAGTATCGCTTTATCCGTTTGGAATGCTACTCCTCAGAATAATCCTGTAGCATATGAGGAAGCAGTGAGCTGGACTGGTTTAGTGAACGGATGGTATAATGTGGTCACATTCATCTCGGCTTTTGCTTTAGTTGGATTTACTAAAAAATATAGTCCTAAAACGGTTCATGCTTTCTGTTTGTTATTGGCAGCACTTGGATTTTTAGCTTTTCCAAATATACATGATAAGAACTTTTTGTTTTTTGCAATAACCGGTTTTGGGATAGGTTGGGCAAGTATGATGGGGATTCCTTATCTGTTGGTTGTTTCTGAGATTCCCAAAGAAAGGTATGGTGTATATATGGGGATTATTAATATGATGATTGTTATCCCAATGATTATCCAAAATCTCTCATTTGGTTTTATCCTAAAACATTTTTTAAATAATGACTCCAGACTGGCAATAACTTTTGCAGGGGTATTATTGATTTTGAGTGCTGTCTGTACATTATTGATTAAAACAAAAAAAGCAAAATTAAGTGAATAA
- a CDS encoding vanadium-dependent haloperoxidase: MKAKIFLLGIVILFLTSCKKEKSIVITANDYCSAVDTVTGIMVHDIFSPPVASRIYVYPNVAAYEIIAQNSNKYESLQGQLKGLDSIPVLDPKSGVNQKLAALIAHMEISKQLIFSEQALEKYRDSLYEKWGSENQKEFEVSKDYALKVVDRIKAWMGKDNYKQTRTFPKYSVHTDQAGRWQPTPPAYMDGVEPHWGEIRTLVMDSASQFKPKAPHPFSTDKNSLFYKEAKETYDVGNEMSKKLLAIENAKTNVIPEESAIATFWDCNPYATVTQGHMMFAKKKNTPDAHWINITKIALKKTKSNFETTVFAYTKASIGIFESFISCWHEKYRTNVIRPETYINLYIDENWKPQLQTPPFPEYTSGHSVVSSCSSIILTSIFGDNFSYIDDSEIPFGLPKRSFQSFKQAASEASISRLYGGIHYRAAIENGVVQGTNIGNYINSKIKFFKSK, translated from the coding sequence ATGAAAGCTAAAATTTTTCTTTTAGGAATTGTGATTCTTTTTTTAACGTCTTGTAAAAAAGAAAAATCCATTGTTATTACAGCCAATGATTATTGTTCAGCTGTTGATACAGTAACAGGAATTATGGTTCATGATATTTTTTCTCCTCCTGTGGCTAGTAGAATTTATGTTTATCCTAATGTGGCAGCTTATGAGATTATTGCACAAAACAGTAATAAATATGAAAGTCTTCAGGGGCAGTTAAAAGGATTGGATTCTATTCCAGTTTTAGATCCTAAAAGTGGAGTCAACCAAAAATTAGCAGCTTTGATTGCTCACATGGAAATAAGTAAACAGCTTATTTTTTCAGAACAAGCATTGGAAAAATATAGGGATAGTTTGTATGAAAAATGGGGTTCCGAAAACCAAAAAGAATTTGAAGTATCAAAAGACTATGCGCTAAAAGTAGTAGATAGAATTAAAGCGTGGATGGGAAAAGACAATTACAAACAAACCCGAACCTTTCCTAAGTATTCTGTTCATACGGATCAAGCAGGAAGATGGCAACCCACTCCTCCCGCTTATATGGATGGAGTTGAGCCACATTGGGGAGAAATACGAACTTTAGTAATGGATTCTGCTTCACAATTTAAACCAAAAGCGCCTCATCCTTTTTCTACTGATAAAAACTCTTTGTTTTACAAAGAAGCTAAAGAAACCTATGATGTAGGTAATGAAATGTCTAAAAAATTATTAGCCATTGAAAACGCCAAGACAAATGTAATTCCGGAAGAATCAGCTATTGCTACTTTTTGGGATTGCAACCCGTATGCGACAGTAACACAGGGTCACATGATGTTTGCAAAAAAGAAAAACACACCCGATGCACACTGGATCAATATTACTAAGATTGCTTTAAAGAAAACAAAATCAAATTTTGAGACTACGGTTTTTGCTTATACAAAAGCATCAATAGGTATTTTTGAAAGTTTTATTAGCTGTTGGCATGAAAAATACAGAACCAATGTGATTCGCCCAGAAACCTATATTAATTTATATATTGATGAAAATTGGAAACCACAATTGCAAACGCCTCCTTTTCCAGAATATACCAGTGGGCATTCTGTCGTTTCGTCTTGTTCGTCCATTATTTTAACCTCTATTTTTGGAGATAATTTCAGTTATATTGATGATTCTGAAATCCCTTTTGGTTTGCCAAAAAGAAGTTTTCAATCCTTTAAACAAGCAGCTTCGGAAGCATCTATTAGCAGGTTGTATGGAGGAATTCATTACAGAGCCGCAATTGAGAATGGTGTAGTCCAAGGAACAAATATTGGAAACTATATTAATAGTAAAATCAAATTTTTTAAATCTAAATAA
- a CDS encoding carbohydrate kinase family protein produces MDKIDILCVGEVLVDFIGHQEGVLINETRDYHRYLGGSPTNVAMNSTRLGLNTIMVATVGNDGFGSYITERLTSVGINTSHIKILDDKSTSVIFVSRSQGTPDFIPYRAADCCIYEEQISSEILSNTTIFHTTCFALSKNPAQKTILKKAQEAYDLGCKLSIDVNYARKLWKSQKKRSRLSKPIANSIL; encoded by the coding sequence ATGGATAAAATAGATATCCTTTGTGTTGGAGAAGTGCTAGTAGATTTTATTGGACATCAGGAAGGTGTTCTTATTAATGAGACTAGAGATTATCATAGGTATTTAGGGGGGTCTCCTACTAATGTAGCAATGAATTCAACACGATTAGGTTTAAATACTATAATGGTTGCAACGGTAGGTAATGATGGTTTTGGTTCCTACATTACAGAACGATTAACTAGTGTTGGTATAAACACAAGCCACATTAAAATATTAGATGATAAATCGACTAGTGTAATTTTTGTTTCAAGATCTCAGGGGACGCCAGATTTTATTCCATATCGTGCAGCAGATTGTTGCATTTATGAAGAACAAATTTCAAGCGAAATATTATCTAATACTACTATATTTCATACCACTTGTTTCGCCTTAAGCAAAAATCCTGCACAAAAAACAATTTTAAAAAAGGCTCAAGAAGCTTATGATTTAGGCTGTAAATTAAGTATTGATGTAAATTATGCCAGAAAGCTTTGGAAGAGTCAAAAAAAGCGTTCAAGGTTATCAAAACCTATTGCCAATTC
- a CDS encoding VCBS repeat-containing protein, with protein sequence MNKIIIAGLFTFLFINCSRNENQLFEKLSSEKSNVKFNNKLDASKNISILDYLYYYNGGGVALGDINNDGLVDIYFTSNQGKNKLYLNKGGNVFEDISVKAGVEGESDWETGSIMADVNGDGYLDIYVCAVVGINGFEGHNELYINNGDNTFTESAAEYGLDIDNYCSSVAFFDYDNDGDLDMYLLNHAIHSELSYGKAEIRNKRNYESGDKLFRNDAGKFVDVSEQAGIFGGANGYGLGIAVSDFNLDGNQDIYICNDFHEDDYYYLNNGDGTFTECMKNYFGHTSRFSMGVDVADINHDGFPDIITLDMLPEDEKVLKSSAGDDNPQMLKVRTERLGYHYQYTRNMLQINQGGNHYTETALLSGVAASDWSWSSLFADYDQDGEQDIFICNGIPKRPNDLDYIKYFSNDNVKTKLSTTKLLDKQALNKMPKGNVTNYVFQGGKDLQFKNKSKEWIENDSIISNGGAYADLDNDGDLDVVTNNLNNIASIYINKTNDKAHYLKLKLRFGGKNTFGIGSKVISYVKGKKQFKEIQTTRGFQSSSEPIIHFGYGKINKVDSIQVIWPDKTIQTLKNVKTNQTLTIKANNSRKAFDYRKLHPLVLPVFKKVANNLGLDFIHQENNFVDFTAQKLIPYQRSDRGPATVVGDMNNDGKEDVFFGGSQGKLAAVYLQSGKGFSKKTFHSISSDSIYEDASAVIADFNGDRQNDLIVASGSGQYAADLVHRLYLGNAFNKSTFPDTKAMNASVIKTIDYDKDGDLDLFIGNNSKYNSFGRMPDCYLLNNNKGVFSIVQNKIFEEIGMVTNALVTDFNNDGTPDLIVVGEWMKPKFFANKKGIFKEVTENLLPGKQNGLWQSICAFDIDHDGDQDYLVGNWGMNSKFKASQEFPMKMYYDDFDTNDMFETIVTVEKNGKYYTTMGLDELAEEFSGMLKKKFNTYKSFAGKTVDEVFDTKMLEKAKLYEVHNLKSGYLRNDKGKFTFVPFSNKMQVSPITSFVKADFDGDGQDEVFTAGNYFGVTPYHSRFDGFSGALIKNQKTIYLGNQIGIDLTQKAVRHLDIIPFNGKNYLLVTVNNKKAEVYELPMKKNKTIK encoded by the coding sequence ATGAATAAAATTATTATAGCAGGTCTGTTTACATTTCTTTTCATTAATTGCTCAAGAAACGAAAATCAATTATTTGAAAAACTTTCATCTGAAAAAAGTAATGTTAAGTTTAATAATAAATTAGATGCTTCTAAAAATATTTCAATTTTAGACTATTTGTATTATTACAATGGTGGTGGAGTAGCTTTAGGAGATATTAATAATGATGGATTAGTTGATATTTATTTTACATCTAATCAGGGAAAAAATAAATTATATCTCAACAAAGGAGGGAATGTTTTTGAAGATATTTCCGTAAAAGCAGGAGTAGAAGGGGAAAGTGACTGGGAAACGGGTTCTATTATGGCTGATGTCAATGGAGACGGATATCTTGATATTTATGTTTGTGCGGTCGTTGGTATTAATGGTTTTGAAGGTCATAACGAATTGTATATTAATAATGGAGATAATACGTTTACCGAAAGTGCCGCCGAATATGGTTTGGATATTGATAATTATTGCAGTTCAGTGGCTTTCTTTGATTATGATAATGACGGCGATTTAGACATGTATTTATTAAATCACGCAATACACTCCGAATTATCTTATGGTAAAGCAGAAATTCGAAATAAAAGAAATTATGAAAGTGGTGATAAATTATTTAGAAATGATGCTGGTAAATTTGTTGATGTAAGTGAGCAAGCAGGAATTTTTGGAGGAGCGAACGGATACGGTTTAGGAATTGCAGTTTCTGATTTTAATTTGGATGGTAATCAAGACATTTATATCTGTAATGATTTCCATGAAGACGATTATTATTACTTGAATAATGGGGATGGTACATTTACAGAATGTATGAAAAATTATTTTGGACATACGAGTCGATTCTCTATGGGAGTTGATGTGGCTGATATTAATCACGATGGTTTTCCAGATATAATAACCTTAGATATGTTGCCAGAGGATGAAAAAGTTTTAAAATCTTCAGCCGGTGATGATAATCCTCAAATGTTGAAGGTGAGAACAGAAAGATTAGGGTATCATTATCAGTATACCCGAAATATGTTGCAAATCAATCAAGGAGGGAATCACTATACAGAAACGGCCTTGTTGAGTGGAGTAGCGGCATCAGATTGGAGTTGGAGTTCATTATTTGCGGATTATGATCAAGATGGGGAACAAGATATTTTTATTTGTAATGGAATTCCAAAACGACCAAATGATCTAGATTACATAAAGTATTTTTCAAATGACAATGTCAAAACCAAACTTAGCACCACTAAGTTATTAGATAAACAGGCGTTGAACAAAATGCCTAAAGGTAATGTAACCAATTATGTATTTCAAGGGGGTAAAGATTTACAATTTAAAAACAAATCTAAGGAATGGATAGAAAATGATTCGATTATTTCGAATGGTGGTGCTTATGCCGATTTAGATAATGATGGGGATTTAGATGTAGTAACTAATAATTTAAACAATATTGCTTCAATCTATATTAACAAGACGAATGATAAAGCGCATTATTTGAAATTAAAATTGCGTTTTGGCGGAAAGAACACTTTCGGAATTGGAAGTAAAGTGATTTCGTATGTAAAGGGCAAAAAACAATTTAAAGAAATTCAAACGACTCGTGGTTTTCAATCGAGCTCAGAGCCGATAATTCATTTTGGCTACGGGAAAATAAATAAAGTAGATTCTATACAGGTAATTTGGCCAGATAAAACGATTCAAACCCTTAAAAATGTAAAAACAAATCAAACTCTTACTATAAAAGCCAATAATAGTAGAAAAGCTTTTGATTATAGAAAATTACATCCTTTGGTTTTGCCTGTTTTCAAAAAAGTTGCCAATAATTTGGGACTCGATTTTATACATCAGGAAAATAACTTTGTTGATTTTACAGCTCAAAAACTGATACCGTATCAACGTTCTGATCGAGGTCCTGCAACTGTTGTTGGAGACATGAATAATGATGGTAAAGAAGATGTTTTCTTTGGAGGTTCGCAAGGAAAATTAGCCGCAGTTTACCTTCAAAGCGGAAAAGGATTTTCTAAAAAAACATTCCATTCCATTTCCTCAGATTCCATTTATGAAGATGCGTCGGCTGTGATTGCTGATTTCAATGGAGATAGACAAAATGATTTGATAGTTGCATCTGGAAGTGGGCAATATGCAGCTGATTTAGTTCACAGATTGTATTTAGGAAATGCGTTTAATAAGAGTACTTTTCCAGACACCAAAGCAATGAATGCTTCTGTAATTAAAACCATTGATTATGATAAAGATGGTGATTTGGATTTATTCATCGGAAATAATTCAAAGTATAATAGTTTTGGACGAATGCCGGATTGTTACTTGTTAAATAATAACAAAGGAGTCTTTTCGATTGTTCAAAACAAGATTTTTGAAGAAATCGGAATGGTTACCAATGCGTTAGTTACCGATTTTAATAATGACGGAACCCCAGATTTGATTGTAGTGGGGGAATGGATGAAACCAAAATTTTTCGCCAATAAAAAAGGAATCTTCAAAGAAGTTACAGAAAATCTTTTGCCTGGAAAACAAAATGGGTTGTGGCAGTCTATTTGTGCATTTGACATTGATCATGATGGTGACCAAGACTATTTAGTGGGTAATTGGGGGATGAATTCAAAATTTAAGGCTTCTCAAGAATTCCCCATGAAAATGTATTATGATGATTTTGATACTAACGATATGTTCGAAACCATTGTTACTGTTGAGAAAAATGGGAAATACTATACCACAATGGGATTAGATGAATTAGCAGAAGAGTTCAGTGGTATGTTAAAAAAGAAATTCAACACCTATAAATCTTTTGCAGGTAAAACTGTTGATGAAGTTTTTGATACCAAAATGTTAGAAAAAGCAAAATTGTATGAAGTTCATAATTTAAAATCAGGCTATTTGAGAAATGACAAGGGGAAATTTACTTTTGTTCCCTTTTCAAATAAAATGCAAGTAAGTCCTATAACAAGTTTTGTAAAAGCTGATTTTGATGGAGATGGACAAGACGAAGTATTTACCGCAGGGAATTATTTTGGTGTGACACCCTATCATAGCCGATTTGATGGCTTTTCGGGAGCGTTAATTAAAAATCAAAAAACAATCTATTTAGGAAATCAAATCGGAATTGATTTGACACAAAAAGCAGTACGTCACTTAGATATTATTCCATTTAATGGTAAAAACTATTTGTTGGTGACGGTAAATAATAAAAAAGCAGAAGTATATGAACTTCCAATGAAAAAAAATAAAACAATCAAATAA